The segment tttaataagTCTGAATAACTTCTGACCCATCAgcatgatgtttaaaaaaagtatcTGTCTGTCTTACCTTGTAAAAGAAATATTGCACTAAGTGTGCAATGCGAACATAGTAAAGATGCCCATGAGCCAACAAAAGTTTCTTGAGGTGCTTGAGTTTGGGTATGGCATAATCACTGTTTCTCACTGCCTGTCGACCCTCCTTACCCTTAATGCCTGAAACAACAACACCAAAAAGATGACAAGTTACCTTATATAGAAGACCACAATTACCCATATGAAAGTCTTAATCAGTAATTTCTTACCAATACCAACATGTGCTTCCAAAATCATACTGACATCATTGGCTCCATCTCCAATGGAAAGGGTAATTGGGTTGCCTTTAGAGTTCTTCACCATTTTCACTATCTATTTATTGAGCAGACAGAGGTGGGAAAACCTGTTACCATGCATTCACTGTTAATGTGAACCTTTCCttttaaatttaacaattaGTGACCCATTTCCACACTTTAACTGGTCTGACCTGTGCCTTCTGTAAAGGAGCCATACGGCAGCAGAGCACAGCTGTGCAGTTTTGACAGATCTGTAGAAACAGATTCTTGTAGAGACTTGAGTTGGATTCAGAGGATGAGTTTAGCACCATTGATAAAGAGGCTCCATCTATGATAAAACCATAATCGTGGTTGGCTACAGACCAACTCCTacaacataaagagaaaaaacaaaacaggttaGAGCTTGATCATATCTAATAATGGGCCAAGATTGTTTCAGTCTAAGTACCAACCTGGTGACGCCTGCCTTTACTGGTGGTGCCTCCTGTACTGCTTTCTTATGGTACTCAAGCAAAAGGTCATGCAATCGTTCCTCTCGTCTCCTCCCTCCATCTTCTAGAGTACGCAGCGTTAGTTCCAAAAGCTCTGTGTTTCTCTGGAACAACCTACAAGCGTAACAGGTGGATTTTGCGGTCTCCATCTTGTCCCCTGTTAGGACCCAAACTTTCATACCTGCTCCCTGCAGAGCTTCCATTGTCTCTGCAGCCTCCTCTTGAAGTCTTCagagtacaaaaaaaaaggcatgatACATAAGATCACAATCCACTAACTCTGAGGCATTACCACCAAcaagctaaaaataaacatttaacaggtAAACAACCACAGAAATCAGGgttcaactttttatttatttatttactatatttttCAGATTAAATGCAATAAACTCATCCAATTTAATCAATTTCTTTACTCATCCTGTATGTATTCTCTCATTTTTGTAATTATAAAACATGTTGAAAACAATCTTGGACAAATCTTAGAATCTTGTATCGTAGAGCACTACAACCACAAGGTGGCGGCATGAGCTTACATTTACAAAGCTCTGGTGAAGAGGACTTAGAAATAggattaaaataagaaaagatgaGTTATCTGGTAGCATGTAACAAAGGGCTGAAGGACTGCTGCAAAACACCTGCAGAGGGATGAATCAATTAataaagagaagagagagaaagcagTCTGGTTACAATATGTTGTGTTGTTACCCACCGATCTTCTACAGCAGTAGCTCCTATTAGACTCATTCCAGTCTCCACTTGGTTGTAAACAGCCATGAGCTTCTCTTCTCTGTCCTGCAGAGCCAGTCTAGCTTCCCTTAATCCTGCATCTGCCTGGGCGTACTCCTCTGCGCTAAGACACTTGTAGGCCACACACAGTGTGCGATAACCCTCCTGAACAGCAAAATAGGAAGCGTTACTATaagaaaacactgttttttattctgtaaaatCCCTATAGTAGTTTTGACATTAAGCAAAATTAGATGCTTTGCACCCACTGTTGCATTACGTTCCACATGCAATCGTATCCTTTCAACCTCCTCCTGTCTGACTCGAGGGAAGATGGAAGAGTCTGCCCCCTTACAGAAAAGCAGTGTATCACCTGggcacaaaaatacacaataatacaTGCAGCTGaggacaaaaaaatcaaaagttgATTTGATAAATAAGACAGTAGTCTCAAGCTCACCTAATTTAGATCTGACTATTACGCTCATACGCCTTCTAACTGGGTCAAAGTTCAATACGTGGAGAAGCTCATACCTGCAAAAGGTGTAAAATGCAGACAAATTAAATAACCAGTATATATTTGACAAGAAAAATGTTATTCGAATCAAAAAGGTTCCTTTGTAATTACCAACTTACATTTCAACATCTTTGTTCCTGTTGAGAATTTTCATGGTTTTACTTTCAAGACCCAGAAATGTAAAGCCATACCTGCAGATGGAAACAAATCTCTAAATTTCAGACTTATGAGCTCATGTGCCATACAAAAGAAATGTAGCCTAGAAAAATGGCATTCTAAAGATAACACATTCTGTAAAATTCAAACTATCATCTACACTCATGTCAATTCAATGAGTCGTGACAGCCCGTCATACCTCATGGCACCCATGACCAGAGCAATCTCATCAGGTGAGGAAGCAATGAAGCCCACCTCCTCTTGCGGTGGATGAAGAGGTGCTAAACCATCCACCTGGTCTATCTTTCCATCCTCCTGGCCTTGACTCTGCTCTGTAGACTCCTTCACCTGGACTGTGTGACACAGACACAGTGCACGCAGAAACAGCTCCTCCCTCTCctattaacataaaaacaacttaataCATCACTTATACATAAACTACTCTGCTGGAAAATTATTTACAGCCACAGAGTGTCATATACAGTAGCTGGAGTTTAGATAAAGCTCTCGATTTATAGCCATTTGTCTAAATTGACTTCTTATCAAATTAACTGCTGAAATGCAACAGTGTGTTAATAGTCATCAGGTGTTCCTGTCAAACGCACACAGCCACCGTTTCCCCCTCTATGTTAACCGCATATGCTGGAGATGTCAAAGAGACTACACAAGGGTGACCTGCGAAGGGTCTTTCTGTGCAACGAGCTATGTAATGACCATATGTTAATGCTTGTGTGACTTTTACAACAGATGGAGGGACACCACAATACCCACCCTGCCAGCTTTCTGCTGCAGTTTGTTCACAGGTCCATCTGTGACGCAAAATCTGTCCAACTCGGAACTTGCGTCCTGGTACTTGTACTGGAAACCGTCAATGCAGCACTCTATGAACTCCATGTTATTCTGAGTGAGCGTGCCTGTCTTATCTGTGAAGACATACTCCACCTGGAGGAAATATGTTtgggaggaagaaaaaaaaacacttcaactCTTCCAAACCCATAAAAATTTGGTTTCTCATTAACAGCTTCCAATAACAATATTGGCTGATAACATCCAGAAAGAATTACACTGCATTAATCGGTTTAACGGAGCATCACCTTGAAGTAATAGTCTGGAAAATGATGTATGACCGATAAGCAGGACTGTTTGAGCCAGATGTGTCAAAGTAAAATAATACAAGGACAACTGAAGACTAGcggcattttttatttattttttttgcagcatgcagttgttttctttccctcatttgtatgttttttaagCAGTTGTCAACTTTAAGTGTtagaaattttgttttgttttttttaaaaaactgggAAAAATGTATCCATTTTGATATTGTAAATGCTAActttaaatgatatttattCAAGGTACCACAGTCTTCAGCCAATCTGCACATCTGTCAGAGGCAGCTACAATACGGACATAAATCTTGTCAGAGAGCTTTGTGTATCCTTGTGTAGAGTAAATACCACATTTTTAAGCAGCACTTACTTGTCTGTGGACTTGATTCAAAATATTCATGCACATTACATCTTGATATATATGATATCAGACAGAATTTTCAACTTGTTACACCCAGATTGCAGCTTCAGTCTCATATCGACTCAAGTCCACATGAATTCTGTAGGGAAGGTGCTTGCTCCTTCTCAACTgaatttcacatcattttaagAAAGACACTGATGCACGGCCATGTCAATacgtttttttggtttttttttggcttgGGTTTTAAGattgaattaaaacaaagtaaaagcaGTTACACAGTAACAATGCCTCTAGAGGACgttcatgttaaataaaatatcctggTTATAGCACACAACCTAAAAATACTGGACAACAACTTGACTATGGCATTAGCCAACCCCACAATTCTCACTGGCTTCAATAAAATCAGCCATCAATATCATACTTTCATataaaaaagccaaaccaaTCAGCCAACTCAGTGGAGTAGGCAGATTTAAAGGTATTGACCCAGGCAAGCTCATCTATTGAGCATGTATGGAACCTTCTCTCCTTGTGGACAAGGATAATACTCCACAGGGCAGGAATCAGACTGCTCTGGCTACCATCTTATGCATGATAATACACAAGTAGTTGCAGCTCAGAGGATGAGGAGAATTAATGGAGAAACTGTGTCAAATGAGAATCAagtacacacatatacaccatCTTATGAAATTAGAGACATGGTGTGGGAATTTGTATACTGTCACATGCATTTTGAGCTTTTTCTAAATGTTAACTTTTACATGTTCTACttgtatattattattataatacatGCTACACATTTGCCATATTTACTGCTTAGagaattagttttattttatttaaatataaatatttttctgtagtCACTGAAGCTATTACACTATTTTTCAAAAGCTAAAATCTGTGGCGTTTCACTTTTTcttatgtaaaaatgtaagGATTTAAGAAAGACACAAACATGCATAGTTTACACAAAAAAGTGACAAAACCCATGTAATTTGCTCCGTCTGGCTGACCTGTCCGAGCTCCTCGTTGAGGTCCGACGTGTTGACCAGTGCCCCTTCCTCAATTTCAGGGTCAAAGAAATCTTTATCCCAACTGATGAAAAACGATCCTAAAAACTTTTGCATTTCAACTGTGACATACATGGACACTGGAATGATGAAGTTGAAGAGCACCATGAAGGACAAGAAGTCTGTGAACATCTTTAGGTACTgttgagaaaaagagaaaaaaaaacggAGATGCAAGCATTTAGTTAAGCATGAACAGGACAAGAAGAAAATGGCCAATTTTGCTATACTATCCATTGGTAAAAATAATCCTTTAAAGAATATACAAGGCTTGAATCCTGATTGACATTGAAAGTTAGGGCGTGTTCACACTGAGCTGTTAGTTCAACTTTAAACAGAGCGCAGTCCGCTTCCACGGATAGTACGATTTGTTTGGTGCAGTGTTAA is part of the Melanotaenia boesemani isolate fMelBoe1 chromosome 7, fMelBoe1.pri, whole genome shotgun sequence genome and harbors:
- the atp11c gene encoding phospholipid-transporting ATPase 11C isoform X5 produces the protein MLRRRLNRLLGGDERRVDSRTIYVGHRPSPATEAFIPPKFCDNRIVSSKYTVWNFLPKNLFEQFRRIANFYFLIIFLVQVIVDTPTSPVTSGLPLFFVITVTAIKQGYEDWLRHKADNEVNKYLVTVLEDGQRIRKESEKIKVGDVVEVEEDETFPCDLILLQSSRDDGTCFVTTASLDGESNHKTHYTVPDTERDLESLNATIECEQPQPDLYKFVGRVHIYKDSHEPSVRSLGPENLLLKGATLKNTQKICGVAVYTGMETKMALNYQGKSQKRSAVEKSINAFLLVYLCILVSKALVCTTLKYVWQSKPGQDEPWYNEKTQREKDTNMYLKMFTDFLSFMVLFNFIIPVSMYVTVEMQKFLGSFFISWDKDFFDPEIEEGALVNTSDLNEELGQVEYVFTDKTGTLTQNNMEFIECCIDGFQYKYQDASSELDRFCVTDGPVNKLQQKAGREREELFLRALCLCHTVQVKESTEQSQGQEDGKIDQVDGLAPLHPPQEEVGFIASSPDEIALVMGAMRYGFTFLGLESKTMKILNRNKDVEMYELLHVLNFDPVRRRMSVIVRSKLGDTLLFCKGADSSIFPRVRQEEVERIRLHVERNATEGYRTLCVAYKCLSAEEYAQADAGLREARLALQDREEKLMAVYNQVETGMSLIGATAVEDRLQEEAAETMEALQGAGMKVWVLTGDKMETAKSTCYACRLFQRNTELLELTLRTLEDGGRRREERLHDLLLEYHKKAVQEAPPVKAGVTRSWSVANHDYGFIIDGASLSMVLNSSSESNSSLYKNLFLQICQNCTAVLCCRMAPLQKAQIVKMVKNSKGNPITLSIGDGANDVSMILEAHVGIGIKGKEGRQAVRNSDYAIPKLKHLKKLLLAHGHLYYVRIAHLVQYFFYKNLCFILPQFLYQFFCGYSQQPLYDAAYLTMYNICFTSMPILAYSLLEQHICVEVLLDNATLYREIAKNAMLRWAPFLYWTSLGVFHGLLFFFGVWYLFRNPALQDNGQVFGNWSYGTIVFTVLVFTVTLKLALDTRHWTWINHFVIWGSLAFYVFFSFFWGGIIWPFLKQQRLYFVFANMLSSVSAWLVIILLILLSLLPEILLVVFRKPRGPHARQLSDGGLIQTSRLQL
- the atp11c gene encoding phospholipid-transporting ATPase 11C isoform X4; this encodes MLRRRLNRLLGGDERRVDSRTIYVGHRPSPATEAFIPPKFCDNRIVSSKYTVWNFLPKNLFEQFRRIANFYFLIIFLVQVIVDTPTSPVTSGLPLFFVITVTAIKQGYEDWLRHKADNEVNKYLVTVLEDGQRIRKESEKIKVGDVVEVEEDETFPCDLILLQSSRDDGTCFVTTASLDGESNHKTHYTVPDTERDLESLNATIECEQPQPDLYKFVGRVHIYKDSHEPSVRSLGPENLLLKGATLKNTQKICGVAVYTGMETKMALNYQGKSQKRSAVEKSINAFLLVYLCILVSKALVCTTLKYVWQSKPGQDEPWYNEKTQREKDTNMYLKMFTDFLSFMVLFNFIIPVSMYVTVEMQKFLGSFFISWDKDFFDPEIEEGALVNTSDLNEELGQVEYVFTDKTGTLTQNNMEFIECCIDGFQYKYQDASSELDRFCVTDGPVNKLQQKAGREREELFLRALCLCHTVQVKESTEQSQGQEDGKIDQVDGLAPLHPPQEEVGFIASSPDEIALVMGAMRYGFTFLGLESKTMKILNRNKDVEMYELLHVLNFDPVRRRMSVIVRSKLGDTLLFCKGADSSIFPRVRQEEVERIRLHVERNATEGYRTLCVAYKCLSAEEYAQADAGLREARLALQDREEKLMAVYNQVETGMSLIGATAVEDRLQEEAAETMEALQGAGMKVWVLTGDKMETAKSTCYACRLFQRNTELLELTLRTLEDGGRRREERLHDLLLEYHKKAVQEAPPVKAGVTRSWSVANHDYGFIIDGASLSMVLNSSSESNSSLYKNLFLQICQNCTAVLCCRMAPLQKAQIVKMVKNSKGNPITLSIGDGANDVSMILEAHVGIGIKGKEGRQAVRNSDYAIPKLKHLKKLLLAHGHLYYVRIAHLVQYFFYKNLCFILPQFLYQFFCGYSQQPLYDAAYLTMYNICFTSMPILAYSLLEQHICVEVLLDNATLYREIAKNAMLRWAPFLYWTSLGVFHGLLFFFGVWYLFRNPALQDNGQVFGNWSYGTIVFTVLVFTVTLKLALDTRHWTWINHFVIWGSLAFYVFFSFFWGGIIWPFLKQQRLYFVFANMLSSVSAWLVIILLILLSLLPEILLVVFRKPRGPHARQIAAVTPLSYKHLKERQ